Proteins encoded within one genomic window of Argiope bruennichi chromosome 7, qqArgBrue1.1, whole genome shotgun sequence:
- the LOC129975089 gene encoding E3 ubiquitin-protein ligase RNF115-like isoform X1 has protein sequence MAEGIQLASFNTKYFCHHCSREVSPFHTAELICPDCSSGFLEEVSKDLYNVDTYSCPDEDDDSDLEDVSNLSFLPNTMDNFFSRVLMNVGEDLPEEEDDVDTPRRRLFRADSFSDVMRHISMRELLSADEEGEDSPFVSFRYFDDYTGDEEIDALASQLLDEVEISGPPPLAKDQIKSLPSLAVTTDLLEKGMQCTVCMDDFRLRDKAKRLPCNHLYHEKCITPWLERQATCPNCREIVQVQPKSKRSRSCPRTRLNTRNGDNRRFSEASTLNDFFTSSINPFRFYN, from the exons atggCTGAAGGAATTCAATTAGCAtcttttaacacaaaatatttttgtcatcatTGTAGTCGGGAAGTTTCACCTTTTCACAcg gcaGAATTGATTTGTCCTGATTGCTCTAGTGGATTTCTTGAAGAAGTATCAAAAGACTTGTACAATGTTGA TACATATTCTTGTCCAGATGAGGATGATGATTCAGACTTAGAAGATGTTTCCAATCTTTCATTCCTTCCG aataccATGGACAACTTTTTTAGTCGGGTGTTGATGAATGTTGGGGAGGATTTACCGGAAGAAGAAGATGATGTGGACACACCGAGACGTAGACTATTTAGAGCAGA CTCCTTTAGTGATGTAATGAGGCATATCAGTATGCGGGAATTGTTAAGTGCTGATGAAGAAGGTGAGG aTTCACCATTTGTTAGCTTTCG GTATTTTGATGATTATACTGGTGATGAAGAAATTGATGCTCTTGCTTCACaa TTATTAGATGAAGTTGAAATTTCTGGTCCTCCACCACTTGCTAAAGATCAAATTAAATCATTGCCGTCTCTTGCTGTTACTACAGATCTTCTAG AAAAAGGTATGCAATGTACAGTGTGCATGGATGATTTCCGCTTACGGGATAAAGCAAAACGACTACCATGTAATCATCTATATCATGAAAAATGCATCACTCCTTGGCTAGAAAGG CAAGCAACTTGCCCGAATTGCAGAGAAATTGTACAAGTGCAGCCAAAGAGCAAACGATCTCGTAGTTGTCCAAGAACTAGGTTAAATACAAGAAATGGCGACAACAGACGGTTTTCAGAAGCATCAACGTTAAACGATTTTTTCACATCAAGTATCAATCCATTTCGGTTTTATAACTAA
- the LOC129975089 gene encoding E3 ubiquitin-protein ligase RNF126-A-like isoform X2 has protein sequence MAEGIQLASFNTKYFCHHCSREVSPFHTAELICPDCSSGFLEEVSKDLYNVDTYSCPDEDDDSDLEDVSNLSFLPNTMDNFFSRVLMNVGEDLPEEEDDVDTPRRRLFRADSFSDVMRHISMRELLSADEEDSPFVSFRYFDDYTGDEEIDALASQLLDEVEISGPPPLAKDQIKSLPSLAVTTDLLEKGMQCTVCMDDFRLRDKAKRLPCNHLYHEKCITPWLERQATCPNCREIVQVQPKSKRSRSCPRTRLNTRNGDNRRFSEASTLNDFFTSSINPFRFYN, from the exons atggCTGAAGGAATTCAATTAGCAtcttttaacacaaaatatttttgtcatcatTGTAGTCGGGAAGTTTCACCTTTTCACAcg gcaGAATTGATTTGTCCTGATTGCTCTAGTGGATTTCTTGAAGAAGTATCAAAAGACTTGTACAATGTTGA TACATATTCTTGTCCAGATGAGGATGATGATTCAGACTTAGAAGATGTTTCCAATCTTTCATTCCTTCCG aataccATGGACAACTTTTTTAGTCGGGTGTTGATGAATGTTGGGGAGGATTTACCGGAAGAAGAAGATGATGTGGACACACCGAGACGTAGACTATTTAGAGCAGA CTCCTTTAGTGATGTAATGAGGCATATCAGTATGCGGGAATTGTTAAGTGCTGATGAAGAAG aTTCACCATTTGTTAGCTTTCG GTATTTTGATGATTATACTGGTGATGAAGAAATTGATGCTCTTGCTTCACaa TTATTAGATGAAGTTGAAATTTCTGGTCCTCCACCACTTGCTAAAGATCAAATTAAATCATTGCCGTCTCTTGCTGTTACTACAGATCTTCTAG AAAAAGGTATGCAATGTACAGTGTGCATGGATGATTTCCGCTTACGGGATAAAGCAAAACGACTACCATGTAATCATCTATATCATGAAAAATGCATCACTCCTTGGCTAGAAAGG CAAGCAACTTGCCCGAATTGCAGAGAAATTGTACAAGTGCAGCCAAAGAGCAAACGATCTCGTAGTTGTCCAAGAACTAGGTTAAATACAAGAAATGGCGACAACAGACGGTTTTCAGAAGCATCAACGTTAAACGATTTTTTCACATCAAGTATCAATCCATTTCGGTTTTATAACTAA